One window of the Trifolium pratense cultivar HEN17-A07 linkage group LG2, ARS_RC_1.1, whole genome shotgun sequence genome contains the following:
- the LOC123907622 gene encoding secretory carrier-associated membrane protein 4, with protein MNRHHDPNPFEEEEVNPFSNGAGSKSRVPPSASEPLGFGQRHDATVDIPLDTSNGDSKKKGQELAVWEADLKRREKEIKRREDSVAKAGVPVDDKNWPPFFPIIHHDIANEIPVHAQRLQYSAFASWLGIVLCLVFNVVAVTVCWIRGGGVKIFFLAVIYALLGVPLSYVLWYRPLYRAMRTDSALKFSWFFMFYLLHIVFCIFAAIAPPIVFHGKSLTGILAAIDVFSDHVLVGIFYLVGFGLFCLEALLSLWVIQKIYMFFRGHK; from the exons ATGAATCGCCACCACGATCCCAATccatttgaagaagaagaagtcaATCCATTCTCG AATGGTGCTGGATCAAAATCGCGTGTTCCACCGTCGGCGTCTGAACCATTAGGCTTTGGTCAAAGACATGATGCTACTGTTGATATTCCTTTGGATACTTCCAAT GGGGACTCCAAGAAAAAAGGTCAAGAGTTAGCAGTGTGGGAAGCGGATTTAAAAAGGAGAGAGAAG GAAATAAAAAGACGAGAAGATTCTGTTGCTAAAG CTGGTGTGCCCGTTGATGATAAGAATTGGCCTCCATTTTTTCCAATCATTCACCATGATATTGCCAATGAGATTCCAGTTCATGCTCAGAGGCTGCAATATTCGGCCTTTGCAAGTTGGTTGG GAATCGTTCTCTGCTTAGTTTTTAATGTAGTTGCTGTGACTGTCTGTTGGATCAGAGGCGGGG gtgttaaaatatttttccttgCAGTGATTTATGCACTGCTTGGGGTTCCCCTTTCATACGTGCTTTGGTACAGGCCCCTCTATCGTGCTATGAG GACGGATAGTGCACTGAAGTTCAGTTGGTTTTTCATGTTCTACTTG CTTCATATAGTATTTTGCATCTTTGCTGCAATTGCGCCTCCAATTGTTTTTCATGGAAAGTCATTAAC GGGCATCCTTGCGGCAATTGATGTGTTCTCAGACCACGTATTGGTTGGG ATATTCTATTTGGTTGGATTTGGCCTGTTTTGCTTGGAGGCTCTTCTAAGCTTGTGGGTAATTCAG aaaatatacaTGTTTTTCCGGGGGCACAAGTGA
- the LOC123907619 gene encoding disease resistance protein RPM1-like — MADSSVSFLLDKLSWLLQEEVNLQKGVREDVQYIKDELERHKAILMVADSLEHKDPELKVWLKSVRNIAQDMEDAIDEYNLRLVDHHQQGKNNSSIHKLAFGFKTMKARHRIATDIQGIKSKVENISHGRPNISGVGSSSSQRRSSRLDSQGDALLLEEADLVGIEEPKKQLCDLLFKDESNRAVISIHGMGGLGKTTLAKQVYEDPKVKKYFRIHAWVNLSQSFNMEEILKDLAQQLHNVIGKPAPESIGMMKIDNLKEFIKNFLQRSKKYLIVLDDVWHVNVWDAVKLALPNNNCGSRVILTTRKKDVALYSCAELGKDFHPEFLPRQEAWSLFCRKTFQGNSCPPHLEEVCRKILKLCGGLPLAIVAISGALATRERSNIEEWNMVCRSFGSEIEGNDILEVMKKVLSLSFNELPYYLKSCLMYLTVFPEFHAIEHMRLIRLWIAEGFVKDEDGKTPEEVADSYLKELLNRSLIQVVEKTSDGRMNTCRMHGLTREIVNLKSRDQNFATIAKDKDMVWPERVRRLSVINSSQNVFQQNKTTFQLRSLLMFAVSDSPNNFSIHDVCTSSGAKLLTVLDLQDAPLEAFPAEIVNLYLLKYLSLKNTKVKNIPGSIKKLQYLETLDLKHTGVTELPAEIAELKRLRHLLVYRYDIESYAHFHSRHGFKVAAPIGNMLSLQKLCFIEVDQGSGALMVELGKLTQLRRLGIRKMRKEDGAALCSSIEKMVNLTSLSITAINEDEIIDIHSISKPPQYLQKLYLSGRLEKFPQWIKSCKNLVRVFLKWSRLKEDPLVYLQDLPNLRHLEFLQAYVGETLQFNAKGFPSLKMLGLDDLKGLKYMIIEEEAMQGLKKLVIQQCGSFKNVPLGIEYLTKLKAIELFDMPIELIMALRPNGGEDYWRVQNIPTIYSTYWRDHGWDVYPIKTFGEIESDIDHSIALRTLQLPTLSKV, encoded by the exons atggcagATAGTTCGGTATCATTTTTATTGGACAAACTGTCTTGGTTACTTCAAGAAGAAGTGAACCTACAAAAAGGGGTCCGTGAAGATGTTCAATACATCAAAGACGAACTCGAACGCCACAAAGCAATCTTAATGGTAGCTGATTCATTGGAACACAAAGATCCTGAACTCAAAGTATGGCTTAAAAGTGTAAGAAATATTGCTCAAGACATGGAAGATGCTATAGATGAATACAATCTTCGTCTTGTTGATCATCATCAACAAGGTAAGAACAATTCTTCTATTCATAAGCTTGCTTTTGGGTTCAAGACTATGAAAGCTAGACACAGAATAGCTACAGATATACAAGGAATCAAATCCAAAGTTGAAAATATCTCTCATGGACGTCCAAACATATCTGGTGTAGGTTCAAGCTCAAGTCAAAGACGTTCATCAAGGCTTGATAGTCAAG GTGATGCCCTTTTGCTAGAGGAAGCTGATTTAGTTGGAATTGAAGAACCAAAGAAGCAGCTTTGTGATCTGCTTTTCAAAGATGAATCAAATAGAGCTGTGATTTCAATCCATGGTATGGGAGGTTTAGGGAAGACAACATTGGCAAAACAAGTCTATGAAGATCCAAAAGTAAAGAAATATTTCAGGATTCATGCTTGGGTTAATCTCTCACAATCTTTCAACATGGAAGAGATACTGAAAGACCTTGCACAACAACTCCATAATGTTATTGGAAAACCAGCTCCAGAATCAATTGGAATGATGAAAATTGACAATCTGAAAGAGTTTATCAAGAACTTTCTTCAGAGAAGTAAGAAATATCTAATTGTGCTTGATGATGTGTGGCATGTGAATGTATGGGATGCTGTGAAGCTTGCTTTGCCTAATAACAACTGCGGCAGTAGAGTGATTCTTACCACGCGCAAGAAAGATGTAGCTTTGTATTCTTGTGCAGAATTAGGTAAGGATTTTCACCCTGAATTCTTACCTAGGCAAGAAGCTTGGTCTCTTTTTTGTAGGAAGACATTTCAAGGTAACTCATGTCCTCCTCATCTTGAAGAAGTTTGTAGGAAGATCTTGAAATTGTGTGGAGGGTTGCCATTAGCAATTGTGGCAATCAGTGGTGCTTTGGCTACAAGAGAAAGATCAAACATAGAAGAGTGGAACATGGTTTGCAGAAGTTTTGGTTCAGAAATTGAAGGCAATGACATATTGGAAGTTATGAAAAAAGTACTTTCCTTAAGTTTCAATGAATTGCCTTACTATCTTAAATCATGTTTGATGTATTTAACCGTCTTCCCGGAATTTCACGCTATCGAGCATATGAGATTGATTCGACTGTGGATAGCTGAAGGGTTTGTGAAAGATGAAGATGGTAAGACACCGGAGGAAGTTGCAGATAGTTACCTTAAGGAGCTTTTGAACAGAAGTTTAATCCAAGTGGTAGAAAAAACAAGTGATGGAAGGATGAATACATGTCGAATGCATGGTCTTACGAGGGAAATTGTTAATTTGAAGTCAAGAGATCAGAACTTTGCAACAATAGCCAAAGATAAAGACATGGTATGGCCGGAACGAGTTCGCCGTTTATCGGTGATAAATTCATCACAAAATGTATTTCAACAAAATAAGACTACATTTCAACTTAGGTCTCTGCTAATGTTTGCAGTATCAGACTCACCCAATAATTTTTCTATCCATGACGTATGCACCTCCAGTGGTGCTAAGTTGCTCACTGTGTTAGACTTGCAAGATGCACCTTTGGAGGCTTTTCCTGCTGAAATTGTCAACCTTTACCTTCTGAAGTATCTAAGTTTGAAGAATACAAAGGTTAAAAACATTCCAGGATCCATTAAAAAGTTGCAATACTTGGAGACATTAGATCTTAAACACACTGGTGTCACTGAATTGCCGGCTGAAATTGCAGAGCTGAAACGATTACGCCATCTTCTGGTGTATCGTTACGATATTGAATCATATGCTCATTTCCACTCAAGGCATGGCTTCAAGGTGGCTGCGCCTATAGGAAACATGCTATCTTTGCAAAAGCTTTGTTTCATAGAGGTAGATCAAGGAAGTGGAGCCTTGATGGTTGAGTTAGGAAAACTTACTCAACTTAGGAGGCTAGGCATTAGAAAAATGAGGAAAGAAGATGGTGCTGCTTTGTGTTCATCGATTGAGAAAATGGTCAATCTTACATCACTATCTATAACTGCAATAAATGAAGATGAGATAATTGATATTCACAGCATTTCAAAGCCTCCTCAGTATCTTCAGAAGTTATACTTGAGCGGACGTTTAGAGAAGTTTCCACAATGGATCAAATCTTGCAAGAATTTAGTCAGAGTTTTCTTAAAATGGAGCAGGTTAAAGGAGGATCCTCTGGTGTACCTTCAAGATTTGCCAAATCTTCGACATCTTGAGTTTCTTCAAGCTTATGTTGGTGAGACATTGCAATTCAATGCAAAAGGGTTTCCAAGTCTGAAGATGTTAGGCCTTGATGATTTAAAAGGACTGAAATACATGATAATTGAGGAAGAAGCAATGCAAGGTCTTAAAAAGTTGGTCATTCAGCAATGTGGCTCATTCAAGAATGTACCATTAGGCATTGAATACTTAACTAAGCTAAAAGCAATTGAGTTATTTGATATGCCTATAGAATTGATTATGGCACTGCGTCCAAATGGAGGCGAAGATTATTGGAGAGTACAGAATATTCCAACAATTTATTCTACTTATTGGAGGGATCATGGTTGGGATGTTTATCCAATAAAGACTTTTGGGGAGATAGAGAGTGATATCGATCATAGTATTGCATTGAGGACTCTTCAGCTTCCTACTCTTTCGAAggtttaa